From Kangiella sp. TOML190, one genomic window encodes:
- a CDS encoding S9 family peptidase, with the protein MKKLAIGMVIGVSIMAANLTVNELTANELTVERIYSDPSLDGPAPRSVKLSPDGSRVTFLKGKEDEQERLDLWEYNLKDRKSRILVDSRALLPGEENLSDEEKARRERMRLFAKGIISYYWGDDSKTLLFPLGGDIFAYDLTKPADKATKQLTKTETYETDIKLSPNGDFVSFIREQNIYLVNVKTGKEQQLTFDGKDTIKNGMAEFVAQEEMGRLTGYWWSPDSKKIAYLQVDESPVNIEKRYEINAEDFTVFEQRYPSTGTNNVLIKLAVLDLESNQITWVDTGKATDIYIPRVKWLQDSKRLSYQWQSRDQKTLELRFANIASGEYQVALTEKADTWLNLTKDLRFLKKAEQFIWTSERDGFRHIYLYDLNGKLIRQLTKGDWVVDEVYGIDEKAGLVYFDANKDSPLEQQLYSVPLAGGEIKRITQGNGVHNVSFAKSMDVFVDYFSSVEQPSQVSLRKADGELITWLEQNKLDKTHPYFDYYQKASKPEFGTIKAVDGQEMQYRLYKPVPFDINKKYPVIVDVYGGPHAQRVRNQWGARNTYWHHLMASKGFIIFSLDNRGSWNRGKKFEDPIYRKLGEVEIQDQVKGVEFLKSLLYVDADKIGMFGWSYGGYMTIMAMFKEPEIFKVGVSVAPVTDWYLYDTHYTERYLDHPKNNKEGYEASNVFPYLDGLQGDLMVIHGMADDNVLFTNSTKLYKALQDANKPFDQMNYPGSKHSIWGKKTRTHVFNTISDYFEKHLK; encoded by the coding sequence ATGAAAAAACTAGCAATTGGTATGGTGATTGGAGTTTCAATCATGGCTGCTAACCTAACGGTCAATGAATTAACGGCCAATGAGTTAACGGTAGAGCGGATCTATTCGGATCCGTCACTCGATGGCCCTGCGCCGCGCTCGGTTAAGCTGTCGCCCGATGGCTCGCGGGTGACCTTCCTAAAAGGCAAAGAGGACGAGCAAGAGCGTTTGGATTTATGGGAGTATAATTTAAAAGATAGAAAATCGCGCATTTTGGTGGATTCGCGAGCTTTGTTGCCAGGGGAAGAAAACCTTTCTGACGAAGAAAAGGCGCGCCGTGAGCGGATGCGTTTATTTGCCAAAGGAATTATTAGCTACTATTGGGGCGACGATAGCAAAACCTTATTGTTTCCTCTAGGCGGCGATATTTTCGCCTATGATTTAACCAAGCCAGCTGACAAGGCTACTAAGCAGCTAACCAAGACCGAAACCTACGAAACGGATATTAAACTATCGCCCAATGGTGATTTTGTGTCTTTTATTCGTGAGCAAAACATTTATCTGGTTAATGTGAAAACGGGTAAAGAGCAGCAGCTGACCTTTGATGGCAAAGATACCATTAAAAACGGTATGGCAGAGTTTGTGGCACAGGAAGAAATGGGCCGCTTGACCGGCTATTGGTGGTCACCGGATTCTAAAAAAATTGCTTATTTGCAGGTGGACGAGTCACCGGTGAATATCGAAAAACGTTATGAGATTAACGCCGAGGACTTTACGGTTTTCGAGCAGCGTTATCCAAGTACTGGCACTAATAATGTGTTGATTAAGTTGGCGGTTTTGGATTTGGAATCTAACCAAATCACTTGGGTCGATACAGGCAAAGCGACCGATATTTATATTCCGCGAGTTAAGTGGTTGCAAGATTCGAAAAGACTTTCCTATCAATGGCAAAGCCGCGATCAAAAAACGCTGGAGCTGCGTTTCGCCAATATTGCTAGTGGCGAGTATCAAGTGGCATTGACGGAAAAGGCTGATACCTGGTTAAACTTAACTAAAGATTTACGCTTCTTAAAAAAGGCAGAGCAGTTTATTTGGACTTCTGAGCGCGATGGTTTTCGTCATATTTATTTGTATGATCTGAATGGCAAACTGATCCGCCAACTCACTAAAGGCGACTGGGTGGTGGATGAGGTTTACGGTATCGATGAAAAAGCGGGGCTGGTGTATTTCGATGCCAATAAAGACTCACCATTAGAGCAGCAGCTATACTCTGTGCCATTAGCGGGCGGTGAGATTAAACGGATAACCCAAGGCAATGGGGTGCATAATGTGAGTTTCGCCAAGTCGATGGATGTGTTTGTGGATTATTTTTCATCTGTGGAGCAGCCCTCGCAGGTCAGCTTACGCAAAGCCGATGGCGAGTTGATTACTTGGCTTGAACAAAATAAGTTAGATAAAACCCATCCCTATTTTGATTATTACCAAAAGGCTTCGAAACCTGAGTTTGGCACTATCAAGGCCGTTGATGGTCAAGAAATGCAGTATCGTTTGTATAAGCCAGTGCCGTTTGATATTAACAAAAAATATCCCGTGATTGTGGATGTTTATGGTGGGCCGCACGCGCAGCGGGTACGTAATCAGTGGGGCGCACGCAATACCTATTGGCATCATTTAATGGCGAGTAAAGGTTTTATTATTTTCTCGTTGGATAATCGTGGTTCCTGGAATCGGGGCAAGAAATTTGAAGATCCGATTTATCGTAAGCTTGGTGAGGTGGAAATCCAAGATCAGGTCAAGGGTGTCGAGTTCTTGAAAAGCTTGCTTTATGTGGATGCGGATAAAATTGGTATGTTTGGCTGGAGTTATGGTGGTTATATGACCATTATGGCGATGTTTAAAGAGCCAGAAATTTTCAAAGTGGGTGTTTCGGTAGCGCCGGTAACCGACTGGTATTTATACGATACGCATTATACCGAGCGTTATTTAGATCATCCTAAAAATAATAAAGAGGGTTATGAGGCTTCGAATGTATTTCCCTATTTGGACGGCTTACAAGGTGATTTAATGGTGATCCACGGTATGGCTGATGACAATGTGTTATTCACCAACAGCACAAAACTGTATAAAGCCCTACAGGATGCTAACAAGCCATTCGATCAAATGAATTACCCTGGTTCAAAACACTCGATTTGGGGTAAGAAAACTCGTACGCACGTTTTTAATACCATCAGCGATTACTTTGAAAAGCATTTAAAGTAA
- a CDS encoding DMT family transporter: MHTVSGRWKLGLALSLITALLWGLLPIALKGLLLQMDAVTVTWYRFLSAALIVFIFLFSRKRLPNWRKLKGSVGLLMLIAILGLGANYVFYLFGVELITPSSAQVMIQTAPMLMLIGSLIIFKEQFNRWQWLGFITFVLGLMLFFNLRFGEIFAELGSYSLGLLWIFAAAVVWAAYALAQKQLLNDFSSNQIMFVIYLACVPLLAPWTEASQITSLNGLGWFLLIFCCLNTLVAYGAFAEALAHWEASRVSAVLAITPLLTILFMKLLALVYPDYLASEPLNALSLIGAAMVVFGSAITALAGRKRIKPTFK, from the coding sequence ATGCACACGGTTTCAGGTCGCTGGAAATTAGGATTGGCGCTATCGCTTATCACAGCCTTATTGTGGGGGCTCTTGCCAATTGCTTTAAAAGGCTTGTTGCTGCAAATGGACGCGGTCACCGTGACTTGGTATCGTTTTTTAAGCGCCGCCTTGATCGTCTTTATTTTTCTATTCTCGCGCAAACGTCTGCCCAATTGGCGCAAACTCAAAGGCTCTGTCGGCCTACTAATGCTGATCGCCATTTTAGGGCTTGGTGCTAACTATGTGTTTTATCTGTTTGGCGTTGAGCTGATCACGCCAAGTTCCGCCCAAGTTATGATTCAAACTGCGCCCATGCTGATGCTAATCGGCAGCCTGATTATTTTTAAAGAGCAATTTAACCGCTGGCAATGGCTGGGTTTTATCACTTTCGTCTTGGGCCTGATGTTGTTTTTTAATCTTCGCTTTGGCGAAATCTTTGCTGAGCTTGGCAGCTACAGCCTCGGACTATTGTGGATTTTCGCAGCCGCAGTAGTTTGGGCAGCCTATGCTTTGGCACAAAAACAACTGCTGAATGACTTTTCTTCTAACCAAATCATGTTTGTGATTTACCTAGCTTGTGTCCCCTTGCTAGCACCTTGGACTGAAGCCAGCCAAATCACTAGCCTCAATGGACTCGGCTGGTTTTTGTTAATTTTTTGCTGCCTAAACACCCTAGTCGCCTATGGTGCTTTCGCCGAAGCATTGGCGCATTGGGAAGCCAGCAGGGTTAGTGCCGTACTCGCCATTACGCCCTTGCTAACGATTTTATTTATGAAACTGTTGGCGCTAGTTTATCCTGATTACCTAGCATCCGAGCCGCTCAATGCCCTTAGCCTGATTGGCGCCGCCATGGTCGTTTTTGGTTCCGCCATTACCGCCCTTGCTGGACGAAAACGCATAAAACCAACGTTTAAATAG
- a CDS encoding DUF1772 domain-containing protein yields MFEIVALLCCGTFFGASIYINLAQHPATLDAGGDFAGQFFPPMYAKASTLQIALAVLGFLFGLVSWYQSNDILWIIGSLFLISVIPITLFFIKPINDQLLDENNDLSSEQIESLLKKWNPRHGVRSLVSGIAFISFAVSLAG; encoded by the coding sequence ATGTTTGAAATAGTAGCTTTATTATGTTGCGGTACTTTTTTTGGCGCATCCATTTATATTAATTTAGCGCAGCACCCTGCAACACTGGACGCAGGTGGTGATTTTGCAGGCCAATTTTTCCCACCGATGTATGCTAAAGCCTCGACCCTGCAAATTGCTTTAGCGGTATTAGGGTTTCTTTTTGGGTTAGTCTCTTGGTACCAATCAAACGATATACTTTGGATAATTGGTTCCTTATTTCTTATATCAGTAATTCCAATTACACTTTTTTTTATCAAGCCTATTAACGATCAGTTGCTTGATGAAAACAATGACCTTAGCTCTGAGCAAATCGAAAGCCTACTAAAAAAATGGAACCCAAGACATGGAGTTCGTAGCCTTGTAAGTGGAATTGCTTTTATTAGCTTTGCTGTTAGTTTAGCTGGCTAG
- a CDS encoding LEA type 2 family protein produces the protein MRFVSTAFIFLVIIFINSCATWRSDYQAPDLSLVNITMLESQGFEQLYEVKLRIQNPNDLEFPIKGMSYRLNLMGAKFATGVNDDKILLKPFSEEVVTFKVTTNWLQAGRALLNLSKQENPVVDYSMNAKIHTDKLFLGTIPVEKVGKLELESLFNQESN, from the coding sequence ATGCGCTTTGTATCAACAGCATTTATATTTTTAGTTATAATCTTTATCAATAGTTGCGCAACTTGGCGTAGCGATTATCAAGCACCGGATTTGAGCTTGGTTAATATCACTATGCTGGAATCGCAGGGTTTTGAGCAGCTATATGAAGTCAAATTGCGGATCCAGAATCCGAATGATTTGGAGTTTCCGATTAAAGGAATGTCCTATCGTTTGAACTTAATGGGCGCAAAATTTGCCACTGGCGTTAACGACGATAAAATCCTGCTAAAACCTTTTAGTGAAGAGGTTGTGACTTTTAAAGTGACCACCAATTGGCTACAAGCTGGCCGCGCATTGTTGAATTTATCTAAGCAAGAAAATCCGGTGGTGGATTATTCGATGAATGCCAAGATCCATACTGATAAGCTATTTTTAGGCACTATTCCAGTAGAGAAGGTAGGAAAATTAGAGTTAGAGAGTTTATTTAATCAGGAATCAAATTAA
- the lpdA gene encoding dihydrolipoyl dehydrogenase: MSNIKTQVVVLGSGPGGYSAAFRAADLGMDVVMVEKYAALGGVCLNVGCIPSKALLHTAKVIDEAAETAKHGVSFGKPKIDIDKVREYKEGVVGRLSQGVAGMAKMRKVKTVQGYGKFTGSHTLEVEHEGKTQTIEFEHAIIAAGSRVVNLPFLPEDDRIVDSTGALELRQVPKHMLVLGGGIIGLEMATVYRALGAKISIVEMADQLVPAADKDVVKVLQKFVAKKYEDIMLETSVTAVEAKKDGLYVTFEGKNAPEKPVKYDMILSAVGRRPNGDLIDAEKASVTVSERGFIETDKQMRTNVPHIFAIGDIVGQPMLAHKATAEAHVAAEVIAGQKHFFDPLTIPSVAYTDPEIAWVGYTEKEAKAEGLDYGVGNFPWAASGRAIGVDRSEGFTKLLFDKKTNRVIGGGIVGVNAGELIAEVGLAIEMGCDAEDIGLTIHAHPTLSESISFAAEVYEGVCTDLPPARKKK, encoded by the coding sequence ATGAGTAATATCAAAACTCAAGTTGTTGTTTTAGGTAGTGGCCCTGGCGGCTATTCAGCGGCATTTCGTGCAGCCGATCTAGGCATGGACGTGGTCATGGTCGAAAAATATGCAGCGCTTGGCGGCGTTTGCTTGAACGTTGGCTGTATCCCGTCAAAAGCCTTGTTACACACGGCTAAAGTGATCGATGAAGCAGCAGAAACTGCAAAGCACGGGGTAAGTTTTGGCAAGCCTAAAATTGATATTGACAAAGTTCGCGAGTACAAAGAAGGTGTAGTTGGCCGCTTGTCGCAAGGCGTCGCGGGCATGGCGAAAATGCGCAAAGTGAAAACCGTACAAGGTTACGGTAAATTCACCGGTTCTCACACTCTAGAAGTTGAGCACGAAGGCAAAACCCAAACTATCGAGTTTGAACACGCCATTATCGCGGCGGGCTCGCGCGTAGTGAATCTACCATTCTTGCCAGAAGATGATCGTATCGTTGATTCAACGGGTGCCTTAGAGTTGCGCCAAGTGCCTAAGCATATGTTGGTATTGGGAGGCGGTATTATCGGCCTTGAAATGGCGACCGTTTATCGTGCGTTAGGAGCGAAAATCTCTATCGTTGAGATGGCGGATCAATTAGTGCCAGCGGCTGATAAAGACGTGGTTAAGGTACTACAAAAATTCGTTGCTAAGAAATACGAAGACATTATGCTCGAAACCAGCGTAACTGCGGTTGAAGCGAAAAAAGACGGTTTGTATGTGACTTTTGAAGGCAAAAATGCACCTGAGAAGCCAGTTAAGTACGACATGATCTTGTCTGCGGTTGGTCGCCGTCCAAATGGTGATTTAATAGACGCGGAAAAAGCAAGCGTTACCGTTTCTGAGCGTGGCTTTATCGAAACTGATAAGCAAATGCGTACTAATGTGCCGCATATTTTCGCTATTGGCGACATCGTTGGTCAACCAATGTTGGCGCACAAAGCAACTGCCGAAGCGCACGTTGCTGCCGAAGTAATCGCAGGCCAAAAACACTTCTTCGATCCATTAACCATTCCATCAGTGGCCTACACCGATCCGGAAATCGCGTGGGTCGGTTACACCGAAAAAGAAGCCAAAGCCGAAGGCTTGGACTATGGCGTGGGTAACTTCCCGTGGGCAGCTTCCGGTCGCGCGATTGGAGTTGACCGCTCAGAAGGTTTTACTAAATTATTGTTCGACAAGAAAACCAATCGTGTGATTGGTGGCGGCATTGTAGGCGTTAATGCTGGCGAATTGATTGCCGAAGTTGGGCTAGCGATTGAAATGGGCTGTGATGCGGAAGATATCGGTTTGACTATTCATGCTCACCCAACACTGTCTGAGTCGATCAGTTTCGCTGCAGAAGTTTATGAGGGGGTTTGTACAGACCTTCCTCCTGCGCGCAAGAAAAAATAA
- the aceF gene encoding dihydrolipoyllysine-residue acetyltransferase: MADSNKELTKVNVPDIGDADGVEIIELLVAVGDTVELEDGLIVLETDKATMEVPSSAAGEIKSIAVNVGDKVSEGDLIVEIEVAGDATEATSSDSDSESADEETASEPQQQATAEQETVNESEPESASAAVSQPIIIPDLGDAEGVDVIEISVSVGDSIEKDDSLIVLETDKATMEVPAESAGTIESLSVKVGDKVSQGDQIGTILAKTAVASAEPKAAEEKPKSEPAQVESSAPTKSQAAPAKAPVADYPVQSSNKDGIIHASPAVRRLAREFGADLSKVKGTGPKNRILKEDVQAFIKFELSRPKATAGSAQAAPDLPEIDFSKFGEIETTSLTRIQKISSVTLQRNWNLIPHVTQHEDADITEMDAFRKSMKEEALKQGVRLTPLAFIMKALVASLKEFPTFNSSLAADGETLVLKKYFNIGVAVDTPDGLVVPVIRDVDKKSVYELATELGEMSAKARDKKLTAKDMQGSSMTISSLGGIGGTVFTPIVNWPDVAILGLSRNKVQPVWDGKAFQPRMMLPMSLSYDHRVIDGAVAARFIVHLSKMLEDIRRIIL; the protein is encoded by the coding sequence TTGGCCGATTCAAATAAAGAGCTTACTAAAGTCAATGTTCCCGATATTGGTGATGCCGATGGGGTTGAGATTATTGAATTATTGGTGGCGGTTGGCGATACGGTGGAGCTAGAAGACGGCTTGATCGTGCTCGAAACCGACAAAGCGACTATGGAAGTGCCCTCTAGTGCTGCCGGTGAGATCAAATCTATTGCGGTAAATGTGGGGGATAAGGTTTCTGAAGGTGACTTGATTGTTGAAATCGAAGTTGCTGGTGATGCGACGGAAGCTACCTCTTCGGACTCTGATTCAGAATCTGCAGATGAAGAAACCGCTAGCGAACCGCAACAGCAAGCCACCGCAGAGCAGGAAACTGTTAATGAGTCTGAACCTGAAAGTGCATCAGCAGCCGTGAGCCAACCAATCATCATTCCTGATTTAGGCGATGCCGAAGGAGTGGATGTCATCGAAATATCGGTTTCGGTTGGCGATTCGATTGAAAAAGACGACAGCTTGATTGTGTTGGAAACTGACAAAGCGACTATGGAAGTGCCCGCTGAAAGCGCCGGTACTATTGAGTCGTTAAGCGTGAAAGTTGGCGATAAGGTTAGCCAAGGCGATCAAATTGGTACTATCTTAGCTAAAACTGCAGTGGCTTCTGCAGAACCCAAAGCTGCAGAGGAAAAGCCCAAATCGGAGCCTGCGCAAGTCGAATCATCAGCACCAACTAAATCGCAAGCTGCGCCTGCCAAAGCGCCAGTCGCGGATTATCCGGTACAAAGCTCCAATAAAGATGGCATTATTCATGCTAGCCCTGCGGTGCGTCGTTTGGCTCGTGAATTTGGCGCCGATTTATCGAAAGTCAAAGGTACAGGCCCAAAAAATCGAATTTTAAAAGAAGACGTACAAGCCTTTATCAAGTTTGAATTGTCGCGTCCGAAAGCGACCGCTGGTTCGGCGCAGGCTGCGCCCGATCTACCGGAAATCGACTTCTCCAAATTTGGTGAGATTGAAACTACCTCTTTAACCCGTATTCAGAAAATTTCCAGCGTGACCTTGCAGCGCAATTGGAATCTGATCCCGCACGTTACGCAACACGAAGATGCGGATATCACCGAAATGGACGCTTTCCGTAAGTCCATGAAAGAAGAAGCTTTAAAACAAGGGGTTCGGTTAACACCGCTAGCTTTTATTATGAAAGCTTTGGTTGCCAGTTTGAAGGAGTTTCCTACATTTAATAGCTCTTTGGCTGCTGATGGCGAAACTTTGGTCTTGAAAAAATACTTCAATATTGGTGTCGCCGTGGATACGCCAGACGGTTTAGTGGTGCCGGTTATTCGTGATGTGGATAAGAAGTCGGTTTACGAGTTAGCCACCGAGCTTGGCGAAATGTCGGCAAAAGCACGGGATAAAAAACTAACCGCCAAAGATATGCAAGGTAGTTCCATGACCATTTCCAGCTTGGGCGGTATTGGCGGCACTGTCTTTACGCCGATTGTCAATTGGCCGGATGTGGCGATTTTAGGGTTATCGCGCAATAAAGTGCAGCCAGTTTGGGATGGTAAAGCATTCCAGCCGCGCATGATGCTGCCAATGTCCTTGTCTTATGATCATCGAGTGATTGATGGTGCAGTAGCAGCAAGGTTTATTGTTCATCTAAGCAAAATGCTAGAAGATATTCGTCGGATAATTCTTTAA
- the aceE gene encoding pyruvate dehydrogenase (acetyl-transferring), homodimeric type, with amino-acid sequence MDPLKNDIDPIETQEWIDALDAVINAEGAERAHYLLEKLVAKARGAGAHLPFDLTTAYLNTIPPSQEAHMPGDQEMERRLRAIIRWNAIAVVLQASKKDLELGGHLSSFASSATLYDVGYNHFFHADDGKHGGDLIYYQGHCAPGIYARAFLEGRMEEEQLANFRQEVDGKGVSSYPHPWLMPDFWQFPTVSMGLGPIQAIYQARFLKYLENRGLADTKGRKVWAFLGDGEMDEPESKGAISLAGREGLDNLIFVVNCNLQRLDGPVRGNGKIIQELEGEFRGAGWNVLKVIWGRYWDPLIARDTEGRLLKVMEETVDGEYQNCKAKGGAYTREHFFGKDPKLLEMVANMSDKDIWRLNRGGHDPHKVYAAYHEAVNTKGMPTIILAKTVKGYGMGDSGEGKNISHQVKKMNLDALKHFRDRFNVPIPDDKLEEVPFYHPGNDSPEIKYMHERRAKLGGYLPARRKESASLDIPELDKFSALLKSTGERQISTTMAFVRALNVLLKDKTLKERIVPIVPDEARTFGMEGLFRQIGIYSSVGQLYEPVDSDQIMYYREDKSGQILEEGINEAGAMSSWMAAATSYSSNDLPMIPFYIFYSMFGFQRIGDLAWAAGDMQARGFLIGATSGRTTLNGEGLQHQDGHSHMISSTIPNCISYDPTYAYEVAVIMREGMRRMYKDQENVFYYITTLNENYNHPDMPEGAEEGIIKGMYQLTKGKKAKKKGLKVQLLSCGAILPEVEKAAELLHKDFGVSADIWSVTSFTELAREGQAVERENMLHPEKKAKLTFVEKSLAKQEGPVIAATDYMKAYAEQIRNFVKADYRVLGTDGFGRSDSRENLRRFFEVDRYYVAVAALKALADQGVIDVKEVTKAIKRYQIDADKADPMTL; translated from the coding sequence ATGGATCCTTTAAAGAACGATATTGATCCTATCGAAACTCAAGAGTGGATCGACGCACTCGATGCGGTGATCAATGCCGAAGGGGCGGAAAGGGCTCATTACCTCTTGGAAAAGTTGGTTGCTAAAGCACGCGGAGCGGGCGCTCACTTACCGTTTGATTTAACTACTGCCTACCTTAATACGATCCCACCATCGCAAGAAGCGCATATGCCTGGCGATCAGGAAATGGAACGTCGACTAAGAGCTATTATTCGTTGGAATGCCATTGCGGTGGTGCTGCAAGCCTCGAAAAAAGACTTGGAACTGGGTGGTCACTTATCCAGCTTTGCTTCCAGTGCGACCTTGTATGATGTGGGCTATAACCACTTTTTCCACGCCGATGACGGCAAACACGGCGGTGACTTAATTTATTACCAAGGTCACTGTGCACCGGGTATTTATGCGCGCGCCTTTTTAGAAGGTCGAATGGAAGAAGAGCAACTTGCTAATTTCCGCCAAGAAGTGGATGGCAAGGGGGTATCGTCTTATCCGCATCCTTGGTTGATGCCCGATTTTTGGCAGTTCCCCACGGTTTCTATGGGCTTGGGGCCAATTCAGGCAATTTATCAGGCGCGCTTCTTAAAATATTTGGAAAATCGTGGTTTAGCCGATACCAAAGGGCGAAAAGTCTGGGCCTTCTTAGGCGATGGCGAGATGGACGAGCCAGAATCCAAAGGCGCTATCAGTCTTGCGGGTCGCGAAGGGTTAGATAATTTAATTTTTGTGGTTAACTGTAACTTGCAGCGTCTTGATGGGCCGGTTCGGGGTAATGGCAAAATTATTCAAGAGCTCGAAGGCGAATTCCGTGGTGCCGGTTGGAATGTGTTAAAAGTTATTTGGGGACGTTATTGGGATCCGCTGATTGCGCGCGATACCGAAGGTCGCTTGTTAAAAGTGATGGAAGAAACCGTGGATGGCGAATATCAAAACTGCAAAGCCAAAGGTGGCGCTTATACGCGCGAGCATTTCTTTGGTAAGGATCCCAAGCTACTCGAGATGGTTGCCAATATGTCGGATAAAGACATTTGGCGCTTAAATCGTGGCGGCCACGATCCGCATAAAGTGTACGCGGCCTATCATGAAGCGGTGAATACCAAAGGGATGCCAACCATTATTTTAGCCAAGACGGTTAAAGGCTATGGCATGGGCGACTCGGGCGAAGGGAAAAACATTTCCCATCAGGTTAAGAAGATGAATCTGGACGCGCTTAAGCACTTCCGCGATCGTTTTAATGTGCCTATTCCTGATGATAAGTTAGAAGAGGTTCCATTTTATCATCCTGGTAATGACAGCCCTGAAATCAAGTATATGCACGAGCGTCGGGCTAAGCTTGGGGGCTATTTGCCGGCGCGTCGTAAAGAATCAGCGTCGTTAGATATTCCTGAGCTGGACAAGTTTTCGGCTTTGCTTAAATCGACAGGCGAGCGTCAAATTTCAACCACTATGGCTTTTGTCCGCGCCTTAAACGTTTTATTAAAGGATAAAACCCTGAAAGAGCGCATTGTGCCGATTGTGCCTGATGAGGCGCGAACCTTTGGGATGGAAGGTTTATTCCGTCAGATTGGTATTTATTCGTCGGTAGGGCAGCTTTATGAGCCAGTGGATTCGGATCAGATCATGTATTATCGCGAAGATAAGTCGGGTCAGATCTTAGAAGAAGGAATTAACGAAGCGGGCGCTATGTCCTCTTGGATGGCGGCGGCGACCAGCTACTCTAGTAATGATTTGCCGATGATCCCGTTTTATATTTTCTATTCCATGTTCGGCTTCCAGCGGATTGGTGATTTAGCTTGGGCGGCGGGCGATATGCAGGCGCGCGGCTTCTTAATCGGCGCAACTTCCGGCCGTACCACCTTAAATGGCGAAGGTTTGCAGCATCAAGACGGCCACAGTCACATGATTTCCAGCACCATTCCGAACTGCATTAGTTACGACCCGACCTATGCTTATGAGGTGGCGGTGATCATGCGTGAAGGTATGCGCCGGATGTACAAAGATCAGGAAAATGTTTTTTATTACATCACAACCCTGAACGAAAACTACAACCATCCGGATATGCCAGAAGGTGCTGAAGAAGGCATTATTAAGGGTATGTACCAACTGACTAAAGGTAAAAAAGCCAAGAAAAAAGGCTTGAAAGTGCAATTGTTATCGTGCGGTGCAATTTTACCGGAAGTGGAAAAGGCCGCAGAACTATTGCACAAAGACTTTGGCGTCAGCGCCGATATTTGGTCGGTGACCAGCTTTACTGAGTTGGCGCGGGAAGGTCAGGCGGTGGAACGTGAGAATATGCTGCATCCTGAAAAGAAAGCGAAGTTAACTTTTGTTGAAAAATCCTTAGCTAAGCAAGAAGGGCCCGTGATAGCGGCAACCGATTATATGAAAGCCTATGCTGAACAAATTCGTAATTTTGTGAAAGCGGACTATCGGGTTTTAGGCACTGATGGTTTTGGTCGTTCGGATAGCCGTGAAAACCTTCGTCGTTTCTTTGAAGTGGATCGTTACTATGTAGCGGTAGCTGCACTTAAAGCGCTGGCGGATCAGGGGGTGATTGATGTTAAAGAAGTCACCAAAGCCATTAAGCGTTATCAGATCGATGCTGACAAAGCCGATCCAATGACCCTATAA
- the ampE gene encoding regulatory signaling modulator protein AmpE, which yields MALLALLIALVIEHYYHKDTGDARAKVSHRNWFSRYQAKMLEWFGDQSWNKGWVSQALLLVAPAFIIYWIFAWYEHDGWFHGGFLTSALMLVLAVAILVVCLGPESPRKSLRAYYKARADHQDQTAFEAAREFTGAATADSIEELDLQVSRTIFKKAQTRYFAVVLWFMLLGPAGALLYRLTNWYLDNQVASGEDTDSGEPAATEPSNEQGFAYKLNLILEWIPARISALAYLLAGDMSAGVKKIKSDFFDFDKDGLSFVQEAGEASLGFYEADDKRGPSRWALKLMERAAVIIFALVALMSLLGLGFY from the coding sequence ATGGCGTTACTGGCTTTACTTATCGCTTTAGTTATTGAGCATTATTACCACAAGGATACGGGTGATGCGCGGGCAAAAGTCAGCCATCGCAATTGGTTCAGCCGCTACCAAGCAAAGATGTTGGAATGGTTTGGCGATCAGTCTTGGAACAAGGGCTGGGTTAGCCAAGCGCTGTTGTTAGTTGCCCCCGCTTTTATCATTTACTGGATTTTCGCATGGTATGAGCATGATGGTTGGTTTCATGGCGGCTTTCTAACTTCGGCTTTGATGTTGGTGCTGGCCGTGGCCATTTTAGTGGTCTGCCTAGGGCCGGAGTCACCGCGTAAAAGCCTACGCGCTTATTACAAAGCGCGAGCGGATCATCAAGATCAAACTGCTTTCGAAGCGGCGCGGGAATTTACCGGCGCGGCAACCGCCGACTCGATAGAGGAGCTCGATCTGCAAGTATCGCGCACTATTTTTAAGAAGGCGCAAACCCGCTATTTTGCGGTGGTGTTGTGGTTTATGCTGCTAGGACCTGCTGGTGCTTTATTGTATCGTTTGACCAATTGGTATCTGGATAACCAAGTTGCCAGTGGCGAAGACACTGACAGCGGAGAACCTGCAGCTACAGAGCCGAGTAATGAACAGGGCTTCGCCTATAAGCTGAACTTAATTTTGGAGTGGATCCCTGCCAGAATTAGCGCGCTGGCTTATCTATTGGCGGGCGATATGAGTGCCGGAGTTAAGAAAATTAAATCTGACTTTTTTGACTTTGATAAGGATGGACTAAGCTTTGTACAAGAGGCTGGCGAAGCCAGTTTAGGTTTTTATGAAGCGGATGATAAGCGTGGCCCTTCTCGTTGGGCGCTGAAATTGATGGAACGAGCGGCCGTCATAATTTTCGCCTTAGTGGCTCTAATGTCGCTCTTGGGTTTAGGATTCTACTAA